One window from the genome of Leuconostoc suionicum encodes:
- a CDS encoding alpha/beta hydrolase produces MRNKLIILFSFILLIIIGIFSHSWVVHTRTTQSQIQTSHMSPIILIPGSSASVNRFDSLLTKLNTKSQRHDVLKVLVTKDGKLVYSGKIRSSDEQPFIVVGFQNNADGYDNIKKQAKWLNTALIDLQDRYHFHNFQGIGHSNGGLIWTRYLENYYSSDSFNMATLMTLGTPFNFSESSSQRRTVMLKDFIEKSTKLPSNLIMYSIAGTEDYTDDGIVPVQSVLAGKYIFQKHVKSYTQITVSGDDAQHSSLPENTEVVKLIQEHILKDNINNNFRKPQ; encoded by the coding sequence ATGAGAAATAAACTAATTATCTTATTCAGTTTCATATTATTAATAATAATTGGCATTTTTAGTCATAGTTGGGTTGTCCACACTCGTACCACACAATCGCAGATACAAACATCACATATGTCACCAATTATTCTAATTCCTGGTTCAAGTGCCTCAGTCAATCGATTTGATAGTCTATTAACTAAGCTCAACACTAAGAGCCAGCGACACGATGTTTTAAAAGTTTTGGTCACTAAAGATGGTAAATTGGTATATAGTGGCAAAATTCGATCTAGTGATGAGCAACCATTTATTGTCGTTGGTTTTCAAAATAATGCTGATGGTTACGACAATATTAAAAAGCAGGCTAAATGGCTAAATACTGCTCTTATTGATTTGCAAGATCGTTACCATTTCCATAATTTCCAAGGAATTGGTCACTCAAACGGTGGACTCATTTGGACTAGATATTTAGAAAACTACTACAGTTCTGATAGTTTCAATATGGCAACTCTAATGACGCTAGGTACCCCCTTCAACTTCTCCGAATCCTCATCACAACGCCGCACAGTCATGTTAAAAGACTTTATTGAAAAAAGCACCAAATTACCCTCTAATTTGATTATGTATTCGATAGCTGGTACAGAAGATTATACAGATGACGGTATAGTTCCAGTTCAAAGTGTTTTAGCCGGAAAGTATATTTTCCAAAAGCATGTCAAATCCTATACTCAAATTACTGTTTCTGGTGATGATGCGCAACATTCAAGTCTTCCAGAAAATACAGAAGTTGTGAAATTAATACAAGAACATATACTTAAGGACAACATTAATAATAACTTTCGAAAACCACAATAA
- a CDS encoding sigma-70 RNA polymerase sigma factor region 4 domain-containing protein gives MGRDRLIGAVIAAQRGHEFAYNVLIKHLKAAIFDVHSRKISGRMKQDDWYSEGLEILMKCVQKYDCSRPRAKFSTYFITALSNRATDLIRHHYTEKAQFNHKMLAMDDDLTSINIGTDTYNPEHIFSLRESLSKINMAESVAFKEALLQIIGALKYDIEDSEKRRFEQMQYRLKKIIQEIAIK, from the coding sequence TTGGGGAGAGATAGATTAATTGGAGCAGTTATCGCGGCGCAAAGGGGACACGAATTTGCGTATAATGTATTGATTAAACATTTGAAAGCAGCTATATTTGATGTGCATTCGCGAAAAATTAGCGGTCGAATGAAACAGGATGATTGGTATTCAGAGGGATTAGAAATCCTAATGAAGTGTGTACAAAAGTATGATTGTAGCCGACCACGTGCTAAATTTTCGACTTATTTTATTACGGCTTTATCAAATAGGGCTACTGATTTAATTCGTCATCACTACACTGAAAAAGCGCAATTTAATCATAAAATGCTGGCTATGGATGACGATTTAACTAGTATTAATATAGGAACTGACACATATAATCCAGAGCATATTTTTTCATTGCGTGAATCACTTTCAAAAATAAATATGGCTGAATCCGTTGCGTTCAAAGAAGCATTATTACAAATCATAGGGGCACTTAAATATGATATTGAAGATAGTGAAAAAAGACGATTTGAGCAAATGCAATATCGTTTAAAAAAGATCATACAAGAAATTGCTATAAAATAA
- the rlmB gene encoding 23S rRNA (guanosine(2251)-2'-O)-methyltransferase RlmB — protein sequence MKPTESTEFVYGHHASVESLRSTQEINKVWLQTGLQDKIRNEITQLAKKKKLVIQQAPKSKLDELTDGGNHQGVVLSVAAFEYASIDDLFDQADKKGEAPFFVILDGIEDPHNLGSILRTADAAGVHGIIIPKRRAVQLTATVAKTSTGAIEHVPVARVTNLVNVVEELKKRNVWVFGTDMAGDDYRRWDANGAVALIIGNEGRGISPLLKKKVDGMVTIPMVGHVQSLNASVAASLLIYQGYNSRNPL from the coding sequence ATGAAACCAACAGAATCAACAGAATTCGTTTACGGGCATCATGCCAGTGTTGAATCATTAAGAAGCACGCAAGAAATCAATAAGGTTTGGCTACAAACAGGGTTACAAGACAAAATTCGTAACGAAATTACGCAATTGGCCAAGAAGAAAAAGTTGGTTATTCAGCAGGCACCAAAGTCAAAACTAGATGAACTAACCGATGGTGGTAATCATCAGGGTGTTGTTCTAAGTGTGGCGGCCTTTGAGTACGCGTCAATTGATGATTTATTTGATCAGGCTGACAAGAAAGGCGAAGCACCATTTTTTGTCATTTTAGACGGCATTGAAGATCCACACAACTTAGGGTCTATTTTGCGTACTGCTGATGCAGCTGGAGTTCACGGTATTATTATTCCAAAACGTCGGGCAGTTCAACTGACGGCAACCGTTGCTAAGACATCTACCGGAGCCATTGAACATGTTCCTGTTGCTCGAGTGACGAACTTAGTGAATGTAGTGGAAGAGCTTAAAAAGCGTAATGTTTGGGTTTTTGGAACAGACATGGCAGGTGATGATTACCGCCGTTGGGATGCAAACGGTGCGGTAGCGTTAATTATTGGTAATGAAGGAAGAGGCATTTCGCCATTATTAAAGAAAAAAGTTGATGGTATGGTTACGATTCCAATGGTAGGGCATGTTCAGAGTTTGAATGCTAGTGTCGCTGCTAGTTTGTTGATTTATCAAGGATATAATTCACGAAATCCGTTATAA
- a CDS encoding Mini-ribonuclease 3 — MHNLNYRQMNGLSLAYIGDAIYELEVRRHLLSLGLTKVNELQRRSKHYVSAKAHAALFEQMMVTNILTDDELDYFKRGRNAKSHTKAKNTDVITYRISTGVEALFGYLYMSEQHERILELMTWIFEQVETGSTNK; from the coding sequence ATGCATAATTTAAATTACAGACAAATGAACGGATTATCGCTGGCTTATATTGGCGATGCAATCTATGAACTAGAAGTACGACGGCACTTATTGTCTTTAGGCTTAACAAAAGTAAATGAACTACAAAGACGTAGTAAACATTATGTTTCCGCGAAAGCGCACGCTGCGTTATTTGAGCAAATGATGGTAACCAATATCCTAACCGACGATGAATTAGATTATTTTAAACGTGGTCGCAATGCTAAGTCACATACAAAAGCAAAAAATACTGATGTCATTACGTATCGAATTTCAACGGGTGTTGAGGCATTATTTGGTTATTTATATATGTCCGAACAACATGAACGCATTTTAGAACTAATGACATGGATTTTTGAACAGGTGGAGACAGGGAGTACAAACAAATGA
- the rpoC gene encoding DNA-directed RNA polymerase subunit beta' — translation MAIDVNKFESMQIALASPDKIRSWSYGEVKKPETINYRTLKPEKDGLFDERIFGPTKDYECACGKYKRIRYKGIVCDRCGVEVTSSKVRRERMGHIELAAPVTHIWYFKGIPSRMGLVLDMSPRSLEEIIYFASYVVIEPGDAPVEKKQMMTEREYRQLKKEYGAGFKAGMGAEAIKELLANVDLATEADELKRELQEATGQKRVRAVRRLDIIEAFLQSDNKPEWMVMEVIPVIPPDLRPMVQLEGGRFATSDLNDLYRRVINRNNRLKRLLDLNAPGIIVQNEKRMLQEAVDALIDNGRRGRPVAGPGNRPLKSLSHMLKGKQGRFRQNLLGKRVDYSGRSVIDVGPFLKMNQMGLPVPMAIELFRPFIMKELTTRKLAGNVKSAKRKIDKADGDVMDVLEDVIKEHPVLLNRAPTLHRLGIQAFEPVLVSGKAMRLHPLVTEAYNADFDGDQMAIHVPLSDEAQAEARLLMLAAGHILAPKDGKPIVAPSQDMVIGNYYLTTEEAGREGEGMIFSSVDEARIAFASKVVHYHTRVGIQTSSFPTEKPFTDEQRSKIMITSVGKLFFNEILPSDFPYINEPSEDNFKRVDDSFFIDAGENIHDYLADTPVVNSFKKGFLSDIIAEVYKRYKVTETSLLLDRMKDLGYEKSTESGLTVAMTDVTDLKEKPAILEDAHSQVATVTKQFRRGLITDAERYQRVTEIWTKAKDIIQDKLIESFEPTNPIFMMQDSGARGNISNFVQLAGMRGLMAGPGGKIIELPVTANFREGLTVMEMFISTHGARKGMSDTALKTANSGYLTRRLVDVAQDVIVREFDNDSDRGVAVKAIMDGTSVVEPLYDRILGRYAMKSVFDPETGEKIVSRNEMIDEDVAKKIVNAGIKEVTIRSVFTSTTEHGVSVLDYGRNLASGEEVEVGEAVGTVAAQSIGEPGTQLTMRNFHTGGVAGGNDITQGLPRVQEIVEARIPKGRAEISEVTGTITVIEENPADRTKSVTIEGETDTRTYTLPLTTRMRFGEGDEIKRGEAINEGPIDPKELLAVTDTLTTESYMLTEIQKVYRLQGIEVSDKHIEVMIRQMLRKIRVMDPGQTDLLPGTLMDIADFKRANEPALFEGLVPATARPVLLGITKAALETNSFLSAASFQETTRVLTDAAIRGKNDPLVGLKENVIIGKIIPAGTGMAEYRKIKSKVVGDVIAQPESESEEASDIPKLDDVAKTFDN, via the coding sequence ATGGCAATCGATGTTAACAAATTCGAAAGTATGCAAATCGCTTTGGCTTCTCCTGATAAGATTCGTTCATGGTCTTATGGTGAAGTAAAGAAGCCAGAAACGATTAACTATCGAACACTTAAGCCAGAAAAAGATGGTTTGTTCGATGAACGTATTTTCGGACCTACAAAAGACTATGAATGCGCCTGTGGTAAATACAAGCGAATCCGATATAAGGGTATTGTTTGTGACCGCTGTGGTGTTGAAGTAACATCATCAAAAGTTCGTCGTGAACGTATGGGTCACATCGAATTAGCTGCTCCTGTTACACATATTTGGTATTTCAAGGGAATTCCTTCACGTATGGGACTTGTTTTAGACATGTCCCCACGTTCACTTGAAGAAATTATCTATTTTGCTTCTTATGTTGTTATTGAACCAGGTGATGCACCTGTTGAAAAGAAGCAAATGATGACGGAACGTGAGTACCGTCAACTGAAAAAAGAATATGGTGCTGGCTTTAAGGCTGGCATGGGTGCAGAAGCAATTAAAGAATTACTTGCAAACGTTGATTTAGCTACAGAAGCTGATGAATTAAAGCGCGAATTGCAAGAAGCAACAGGACAAAAACGAGTACGTGCGGTACGTCGTCTAGATATTATTGAAGCTTTCCTTCAGTCAGACAACAAGCCGGAATGGATGGTAATGGAAGTTATTCCAGTTATCCCTCCTGATTTACGTCCAATGGTTCAACTAGAAGGTGGTCGTTTTGCCACATCTGATTTGAATGATTTGTATCGTCGTGTTATCAACCGTAATAACCGTTTGAAGCGTCTGCTTGATTTGAATGCGCCAGGTATCATCGTGCAGAACGAAAAGCGTATGCTACAAGAAGCTGTTGATGCTTTGATTGATAATGGTCGTCGTGGTCGTCCAGTTGCTGGTCCAGGTAATCGTCCATTGAAATCACTTTCACACATGTTGAAGGGGAAGCAAGGCCGTTTCCGTCAGAACTTACTTGGTAAGCGTGTTGATTATTCTGGTCGTTCGGTTATTGATGTTGGACCTTTCTTGAAAATGAACCAAATGGGATTGCCTGTACCAATGGCTATTGAACTATTCCGTCCATTTATCATGAAAGAATTAACAACACGTAAGTTGGCTGGCAATGTCAAGTCTGCTAAACGTAAGATTGATAAAGCTGACGGCGACGTGATGGATGTTTTGGAAGACGTTATTAAGGAGCACCCTGTTCTTTTGAACCGAGCACCTACCTTGCACCGTCTGGGGATCCAAGCGTTTGAGCCAGTGTTAGTTTCAGGTAAAGCAATGCGTTTGCACCCATTGGTTACTGAAGCATATAACGCCGATTTTGACGGTGACCAGATGGCCATCCACGTTCCATTATCTGATGAAGCACAAGCTGAAGCACGTTTGTTGATGCTTGCTGCTGGACATATCTTGGCACCTAAAGATGGGAAGCCAATTGTTGCGCCATCACAAGATATGGTTATTGGAAACTACTATTTGACTACTGAAGAAGCCGGTCGTGAAGGCGAAGGAATGATCTTCTCAAGCGTGGATGAAGCACGAATTGCTTTTGCAAGCAAGGTTGTTCATTATCATACAAGAGTTGGTATTCAGACTTCTTCATTCCCAACTGAAAAGCCATTTACTGATGAGCAACGTTCAAAGATTATGATCACTTCGGTAGGTAAATTGTTCTTTAATGAAATTTTGCCTTCAGATTTCCCATATATCAACGAACCATCAGAAGATAACTTTAAGCGAGTTGATGATAGTTTCTTTATTGATGCTGGTGAAAATATACATGATTATTTGGCAGATACACCAGTTGTTAACTCGTTCAAAAAGGGATTCTTGTCGGATATCATCGCTGAAGTTTATAAGCGATATAAGGTAACAGAAACTTCATTGTTATTGGATCGTATGAAGGACTTGGGTTATGAAAAGTCTACGGAATCAGGGTTGACAGTTGCCATGACAGACGTTACTGATTTGAAAGAAAAGCCTGCTATTCTTGAGGATGCTCATAGTCAAGTTGCTACAGTAACAAAACAATTCCGTCGTGGATTGATAACAGATGCAGAACGTTACCAACGTGTAACCGAAATCTGGACGAAGGCAAAAGATATTATTCAAGACAAGTTGATTGAATCATTTGAGCCAACAAACCCTATTTTCATGATGCAAGATTCAGGAGCTCGTGGTAACATTTCAAACTTCGTTCAATTAGCTGGTATGCGTGGTCTGATGGCCGGACCTGGTGGTAAAATTATTGAATTGCCAGTTACAGCTAACTTCCGTGAAGGTTTGACAGTGATGGAAATGTTTATTTCTACTCACGGTGCCCGAAAGGGAATGTCAGATACGGCCTTGAAGACGGCTAACTCAGGATACTTGACACGTCGACTAGTCGATGTTGCGCAAGATGTTATTGTTCGTGAATTCGACAATGATTCTGATCGTGGTGTTGCAGTTAAAGCAATCATGGATGGTACATCAGTTGTTGAACCACTTTACGATCGTATTTTGGGACGATATGCGATGAAGTCAGTGTTTGATCCAGAAACTGGTGAAAAGATTGTTTCACGTAATGAAATGATTGATGAAGATGTTGCTAAGAAGATTGTGAATGCTGGTATTAAAGAAGTAACTATTCGTTCAGTCTTTACATCAACAACGGAACACGGTGTTTCAGTGCTTGACTACGGTCGGAACTTAGCATCTGGTGAAGAAGTTGAAGTTGGTGAAGCTGTTGGAACTGTTGCTGCACAATCAATCGGTGAGCCAGGTACACAATTGACTATGCGTAACTTCCACACGGGTGGAGTTGCCGGCGGTAATGATATTACGCAAGGTTTGCCTCGTGTTCAAGAAATTGTTGAGGCGCGTATTCCTAAGGGACGTGCAGAAATTTCTGAAGTTACGGGCACAATTACCGTAATTGAAGAAAATCCTGCAGACCGTACAAAGTCAGTTACAATTGAAGGTGAAACTGATACAAGAACTTATACATTACCTTTGACAACACGTATGCGTTTTGGTGAAGGTGACGAAATTAAGCGTGGTGAGGCTATCAACGAAGGACCAATTGATCCTAAAGAGTTGTTAGCTGTTACAGACACTTTGACAACAGAGTCATATATGTTAACAGAAATTCAAAAGGTTTACCGTTTGCAAGGTATTGAAGTTTCTGACAAACATATTGAAGTAATGATTCGTCAAATGTTACGTAAAATCCGTGTCATGGATCCAGGTCAAACAGACTTGTTGCCAGGAACATTAATGGATATCGCTGATTTCAAGCGCGCTAACGAACCAGCTTTGTTTGAAGGCTTAGTACCAGCGACTGCTCGTCCAGTTCTGCTGGGAATTACTAAGGCTGCGCTTGAGACGAATTCATTCCTATCTGCCGCATCATTCCAAGAAACAACACGTGTTTTGACAGATGCTGCTATTCGTGGCAAAAACGATCCACTTGTTGGTTTGAAAGAGAACGTTATTATTGGTAAGATTATTCCTGCCGGAACTGGTATGGCTGAATATCGTAAGATCAAGAGTAAAGTTGTCGGTGATGTTATCGCCCAACCTGAGTCTGAAAGCGAAGAAGCTTCAGATATTCCTAAGTTAGACGATGTTGCAAAAACATTTGACAACTAA